Genomic window (Oceanispirochaeta sp. M1):
CTCATGAAATCAGACTACACGAACTGGGTGGGAGTGAGAATCTTTTCCGCCGTATTTATATATCTCTTGTAAGTTCCCAGTTTGATAATCAGGGTAGATCCATGATGATTGATCCCCCCAGTTATCTGATTGCTGCGGCATATTTGTATCGTGGGGCACCGGATATGAGAATTATTGAACTTCTTCCGGCCATGCAGAAATGTCTTGATTATCTCTGTACAGATAGGAATATTCTGGGAGACGGCCTTGTTGCCAATCTTCATCCCTGGGAATCGGGCTGTGATATGGCTCCCTATTTTGATTCCATGGTAGGAGTACGGGCTGGAACAATCCTGTGGAAGCTTCGTTATGAACTTAATTATAAAAAGACTCTTGATTTACTTTCGGCTCAGAACTGGAGTGCCCGGAAAGTCGGCGAATCCAAAGGCTTTGTCTATGAAGAGCCGGGTTTTAACGGACTTACAGCCATGGCGGCACAGTCTCTGGCCTACCTCTGGAGCATAGCCGGTGATAAAGCCAGAGCAGACAAGTGCATCAAAGATGCAGAACGAATAGTCGATGCTGCAGAAAAATATCTCTGGAACGAAGAGCGCGGATTCTTTTATCCACGATACAGACCTGAAGGTGAATCAAGGACTTCTCTATCAATAAGAAGCTGTCTCAATGCATCATCACTTCTGATGACAGGTCTTGTAAGTTCTGATAAGGCTGAGCGGGTTCTTGATGAATATCTGGATAATGAGATGAATTTCAAATCCCCTGTGGGTATTTCTTTTAATTCCAATTCTGAAATGGAGCTTAAAGGCTTTAAAAACTCTCTTCTCTGGAGAGGTCCCTGCCAGTGGATAAATATGAACTGGATGGCTGCCGGTGCATCGGCGGCTTACGGAAGGGATG
Coding sequences:
- a CDS encoding trehalase family glycosidase; this encodes MVDAERYARLEKKAKDIFSRNRIKLRNIEFHQPALGHYESMFAWDSGWAAIALSVFDPQQGIKELESLFSYQMDDGRIPHEIRLHELGGSENLFRRIYISLVSSQFDNQGRSMMIDPPSYLIAAAYLYRGAPDMRIIELLPAMQKCLDYLCTDRNILGDGLVANLHPWESGCDMAPYFDSMVGVRAGTILWKLRYELNYKKTLDLLSAQNWSARKVGESKGFVYEEPGFNGLTAMAAQSLAYLWSIAGDKARADKCIKDAERIVDAAEKYLWNEERGFFYPRYRPEGESRTSLSIRSCLNASSLLMTGLVSSDKAERVLDEYLDNEMNFKSPVGISFNSNSEMELKGFKNSLLWRGPCQWINMNWMAAGASAAYGRDDIARDITEKTARLIEDEGFREFYHPETGEGGGAEGFLWPALILDMIKSYIP